In Vicinamibacterales bacterium, the following are encoded in one genomic region:
- a CDS encoding chemotaxis protein CheA, with protein sequence MSDETPFAAGFMDEYFAECDEHLAAMRRLLLDLESSAASHEPVRPAVLEELFRSFHSIKGISGMVELREAETLAHHMESYLRGLRQRDARLTDEGLDALVAGVDLLERIIAARRDNEPAPASERVIGMLAATAPDTVTAPGVPAAAPPDSRPLWRVTFAPSAALLARGINVDSVRARLRDRGEIRTASPRIMSGGIAFEFLLAADLDADTVARWQEDGIEAAPVVEDAAEPAPAAEPSPREAQRVGPSHVVRVDLTRLDDLMRIIGDLVISRARLDAALDRIAARVPPVEWRVVQEHAQTLDRHLRDMREGVTRLRLVPIGEIFRRMPFVVRDLARDSGRRVRLELHGQETEIDKFLIERMMDPVLHLVRNAVSHGFEPPGQRLAAGKPEEGTLTLSAASVGHTVVLEIADDGRGIDAAAVAARAQALGLEVPAGPLDPRTLLDLICAPGFSTRDETDRASGRGVGMAVVKSTVEELNGTLSLQTAPGEGTRFVIELPLTLSIADAFIAHVGERTFAVPQGNVREIVEVDPASIRAVERHEIVPFRGGSLPLVRLSRLFGLAERPRRALHAFVVGSGQDAVGIAVDRVSGQREIVVRGMSDAMVQADGVAGATDLGDGRVVLILNLPDLARHARARAARTAEPGGR encoded by the coding sequence ATGAGCGACGAGACGCCGTTCGCCGCCGGCTTCATGGACGAGTACTTCGCCGAGTGTGACGAGCACCTCGCGGCGATGCGGCGGCTGCTGCTCGATCTCGAATCCTCCGCCGCCTCGCACGAGCCGGTGCGGCCTGCCGTGCTCGAAGAGCTGTTCCGCAGCTTTCATTCGATCAAGGGGATCTCCGGGATGGTGGAGCTGCGCGAAGCGGAGACGCTGGCGCACCACATGGAAAGCTATCTCCGCGGGCTGCGGCAGCGCGATGCCCGCCTCACGGACGAAGGGCTGGACGCGCTCGTCGCCGGCGTCGATCTGCTGGAGCGGATCATCGCCGCGCGGCGCGACAACGAACCCGCGCCCGCGTCGGAGCGGGTGATCGGAATGCTCGCGGCGACCGCGCCCGACACGGTGACGGCTCCGGGCGTCCCGGCGGCGGCGCCGCCCGATTCGCGGCCGCTGTGGCGCGTCACCTTCGCCCCCTCCGCGGCGCTGCTCGCCCGCGGCATCAACGTCGACAGCGTCCGCGCCCGGCTGCGCGATCGCGGCGAGATCCGCACGGCGTCCCCGCGCATCATGTCGGGGGGCATCGCCTTCGAGTTCCTGCTCGCCGCCGATCTCGACGCCGACACCGTCGCCAGGTGGCAGGAGGACGGCATCGAGGCCGCCCCCGTCGTCGAGGACGCCGCCGAGCCGGCGCCCGCCGCGGAGCCGTCACCGCGGGAGGCGCAGCGCGTCGGCCCGTCGCACGTCGTCCGGGTCGACCTCACGCGCCTCGACGATCTCATGCGCATCATCGGCGACCTGGTGATCAGCCGGGCACGGCTCGATGCGGCGCTCGACCGCATCGCGGCGCGGGTGCCGCCGGTCGAGTGGCGCGTCGTGCAGGAGCACGCGCAGACGCTCGATCGCCATCTCCGCGACATGCGCGAAGGGGTGACGCGCCTCCGCCTCGTCCCGATCGGCGAAATCTTCCGCCGGATGCCGTTCGTCGTCCGCGATCTGGCGCGCGACTCCGGCCGCCGCGTGCGGCTGGAGCTGCACGGACAGGAGACGGAGATCGACAAGTTCCTGATCGAGCGGATGATGGATCCGGTGCTGCACCTCGTGCGCAACGCCGTGAGCCACGGGTTCGAGCCGCCCGGCCAGCGGCTCGCCGCCGGGAAGCCGGAGGAAGGGACCCTCACGTTGTCCGCCGCCAGCGTCGGCCACACCGTCGTGCTCGAGATCGCCGACGACGGCCGCGGCATCGATGCGGCGGCGGTGGCGGCCCGCGCGCAGGCGCTGGGGCTCGAGGTGCCGGCGGGACCGCTCGATCCGCGCACGCTCCTCGATCTGATTTGCGCTCCGGGGTTCTCGACCCGCGACGAGACCGATCGCGCCAGCGGCCGCGGCGTCGGCATGGCGGTGGTCAAGTCGACCGTCGAAGAGCTGAACGGCACGCTGTCGCTGCAGACCGCTCCGGGGGAGGGGACGCGCTTCGTCATCGAGCTGCCGCTGACGCTGTCGATTGCGGACGCGTTCATCGCCCATGTCGGCGAGCGGACGTTCGCGGTGCCGCAGGGGAACGTGCGGGAGATCGTCGAAGTGGATCCGGCGTCGATCCGCGCGGTCGAGCGGCACGAGATCGTGCCCTTCCGCGGCGGGTCGCTGCCGCTGGTGCGGCTCAGCCGGCTGTTCGGCCTCGCCGAACGGCCGCGGCGGGCGCTGCACGCGTTCGTGGTCGGCTCCGGCCAGGATGCGGTGGGCATCGCGGTGGATCGCGTGAGCGGGCAGCGCGAGATCGTGGTCCGCGGCATGTCCGACGCAATGGTGCAGGCCGACGGCGTCGCCGGGGCGACGGATCTCGGCGACGGCCGCGTGGTGCTGATCCTCAACCTGCCCGATCTGGCGCGGCACGCACGGGCGCGCGCGGCGCGGACGGCCGAACCAGGAGGGCGCTGA
- a CDS encoding response regulator translates to MIGPRTMDRTLIVDDSPTMRRMVMASLRDVCHGGFSEASSGLEAIEQLALGPVGLMVLDLNMPDMHGLEVLRFVRNHPLFRRLPVIVLTTRGDEDSRAAALAAGASLYLTKPFAPHALAGHARALTGGSTPERVEKA, encoded by the coding sequence ATGATAGGTCCGCGGACCATGGACCGAACCCTGATAGTGGACGACTCTCCAACAATGCGCCGCATGGTGATGGCGTCGCTCCGCGACGTCTGTCATGGCGGGTTTTCGGAAGCCAGCAGCGGACTCGAAGCCATCGAGCAGCTCGCGCTCGGACCGGTCGGGCTGATGGTGCTCGATCTGAACATGCCGGACATGCACGGGCTGGAGGTGCTGCGCTTCGTGCGCAATCATCCGCTGTTCCGCAGGCTGCCGGTCATCGTGCTCACCACGCGCGGCGACGAGGACAGCCGCGCCGCCGCGCTCGCCGCCGGCGCCTCGTTGTATCTGACCAAGCCGTTCGCGCCGCACGCGCTCGCCGGGCACGCGCGCGCGCTCACCGGCGGCTCCACTCCGGAACGCGTCGAGAAGGCATGA
- a CDS encoding Ku protein: MAARPTWKGFLKISLVNIPVRVFPATDSAATISFNQLHGECQTRIQQKRWCPKCEREIPLAEIVKGYEFEKGRYVVMDEEDLSKVRPESTRVIDLVQFTPVESIDPIYVERPYYLAPDGQMALEAFAVIREGMKGKAGIGRLALYGREYLVAVQPKDKGLVMYTMRRANEVRSMDAIDELAGVPAKVKPEEIKMAKQVISNFEGELNLADYNDAYQEELQRIIDAKIAGEEVVATEEQAPPKVVNLMDALRQSLDRVSSTKKKTVKVEAEAPAKAKAAPAKKRARG; encoded by the coding sequence ATGGCTGCAAGACCCACCTGGAAAGGCTTTCTGAAGATCTCGCTGGTCAACATCCCGGTGCGGGTCTTTCCCGCCACGGACTCGGCGGCGACGATCAGCTTCAACCAGCTCCACGGCGAGTGCCAGACGCGGATCCAGCAGAAGCGCTGGTGTCCGAAGTGCGAGCGGGAGATCCCACTGGCCGAGATCGTCAAGGGCTACGAGTTCGAGAAGGGGCGCTACGTCGTCATGGACGAGGAGGATCTCTCCAAGGTCCGGCCCGAGTCGACGCGCGTCATCGATCTCGTGCAGTTCACGCCGGTCGAGTCGATCGATCCGATCTACGTCGAGCGGCCGTACTATCTGGCGCCCGACGGCCAGATGGCGCTGGAGGCGTTCGCGGTGATTCGCGAGGGGATGAAAGGGAAGGCGGGCATCGGCCGGCTGGCGCTCTACGGGCGCGAGTACCTGGTCGCGGTGCAGCCGAAGGACAAGGGGCTGGTGATGTACACCATGCGGCGCGCCAACGAGGTGCGCAGCATGGATGCGATCGACGAGCTCGCCGGCGTCCCCGCCAAGGTGAAGCCCGAGGAGATCAAGATGGCCAAGCAGGTCATCTCGAACTTCGAGGGCGAGCTGAACCTCGCCGACTACAACGACGCCTACCAGGAGGAGCTGCAGCGCATCATCGACGCGAAGATCGCGGGCGAGGAAGTGGTGGCGACCGAGGAGCAGGCGCCGCCGAAGGTGGTGAACCTGATGGACGCGCTGCGCCAGAGCCTCGATCGGGTGAGCAGCACCAAGAAGAAGACGGTGAAAGTCGAGGCCGAGGCTCCGGCGAAGGCGAAGGCCGCGCCGGCGAAGAAGCGCGCCCGCGGTTAG
- a CDS encoding response regulator, which translates to MRTRPLVLMVDDDVDTREMYAWSLEARGFDVLAAGTTSQGVELAQARRPDAIVTDFTLPGEDGLRLAERVRDLPGSAATPIVLVSGRAFVGDAGARASELFDRILLKPVLPDQLIGNVTAAMLDRAAARLLRQLDAVRTRAAAVPRTSDVSQILELVSEVAADGDTPAALVADDAAHYIGVNDAACALTGRSREELLSLHVWDLTPPRVLADGRKAWSQFVRAGTQSGAYVLTKPSGGEVEARFAALADILPGCHLSLLQSVPPALLPDGGA; encoded by the coding sequence ATGCGCACACGCCCGCTCGTCCTCATGGTGGACGACGATGTCGATACACGCGAGATGTACGCGTGGAGTCTGGAGGCACGCGGCTTCGACGTTCTGGCCGCCGGCACGACGTCGCAGGGTGTCGAACTCGCGCAGGCGCGGCGCCCGGACGCGATCGTCACGGACTTCACCCTGCCGGGCGAGGACGGGTTGAGGCTGGCCGAGCGCGTCCGCGACCTGCCGGGTAGCGCGGCCACACCGATTGTGCTCGTCAGCGGCAGGGCCTTCGTCGGCGATGCCGGCGCCCGCGCTTCCGAGCTGTTCGATCGCATCCTGCTGAAGCCGGTCCTGCCCGATCAGTTGATCGGCAACGTGACGGCCGCGATGCTCGACCGCGCCGCTGCCCGGCTGCTCCGGCAGCTCGATGCCGTGCGCACCCGCGCGGCTGCCGTGCCGCGCACGAGCGACGTCAGCCAGATCCTCGAATTGGTGAGCGAGGTCGCCGCGGACGGCGACACCCCTGCCGCGCTCGTGGCCGACGACGCGGCGCACTACATCGGGGTCAACGACGCCGCGTGCGCGCTGACCGGACGCTCGCGCGAGGAGCTGCTCTCGCTGCACGTGTGGGATCTCACGCCGCCGCGCGTGCTGGCCGACGGACGGAAGGCGTGGTCTCAATTCGTCCGCGCGGGGACGCAATCCGGCGCCTACGTTCTGACGAAACCATCCGGCGGAGAGGTGGAGGCCCGCTTCGCGGCGCTCGCCGACATCCTGCCGGGCTGTCACCTCTCGCTGCTCCAGTCGGTCCCGCCCGCGTTGCTGCCGGACGGCGGCGCTTAA
- a CDS encoding chemotaxis protein CheW, whose protein sequence is MAAAETFILFALAGTTYAVRSRDVAHVEMIEDVTAVPNATAFLDGVVFSRGEVVPALNLRARFGFERAPYDLSTRLLVVRAGGRTVGLVVDAAREFASIDPSTIQPPAAALTGLSGRYLEGVANIGDRLILVLNLEAVLTFSDPVLETHA, encoded by the coding sequence ATGGCGGCGGCCGAGACGTTCATCCTGTTTGCCCTTGCCGGGACCACCTACGCCGTGCGGAGCCGCGACGTCGCGCACGTCGAGATGATCGAAGACGTCACCGCCGTGCCGAACGCGACCGCGTTCCTCGACGGCGTGGTGTTCTCGCGCGGCGAAGTCGTGCCGGCGCTGAACCTGCGGGCGCGCTTCGGCTTCGAGCGCGCGCCCTACGATCTGTCGACCCGCCTGCTCGTCGTCCGGGCCGGCGGCCGGACGGTGGGGCTGGTGGTGGACGCGGCGCGCGAGTTCGCGTCGATCGATCCCTCGACGATCCAGCCGCCGGCGGCGGCGCTGACCGGCCTGAGCGGCCGGTATCTCGAAGGCGTCGCCAACATCGGCGATCGCCTGATTCTCGTGCTGAACCTGGAGGCGGTCCTCACGTTCAGCGATCCGGTGCTCGAAACCCATGCATGA
- a CDS encoding methyl-accepting chemotaxis protein has product MATRKINGRATRVAPRFDSRLVMSEAQQLTATAGAISRITEDVAEGADVQLRAMDRAAASVNQMAASLKETSSQAESVAVSAEELVSSINEMAASIEQVTANTTSLSSAVTQTSTSIEQSASSIQHVTATAQEMAAAAQQVSASIAAMAGTVRGVARDTEGLTTSVEQTGSAVNEMASSIKEVSASTDDLAAAAEETSSSVNEMAASVEEVGAMTERLATAVEQNASAIEQMSRSVQGVAQSGTRISDVARDAGVSATQMERSIASVAALARSAEEVSRRVSHDAEEGGASLQRSIQGIGRMRESMVQSAAVMREMGKRTGDITSIVDTINLIAERTNLLSLNASIEAARAGDAGRGFAVVAEEIRNLADRSAKATADIAAIIKALQEVSHDAVTASNDGLRVADESSVLAEAGASGLKKILNGVSETVTLAAQIAAATAEQRSTGQSVAAAIAATTDQARIIATATAEQATGAAQIVQATTQMRKIAQEVTKAVGEQGRASRDILKAANGTSRLAVQLRKAMSEQAKSAAEIAQANEVMRRGAAATTRAVSQQAVSTEEIVKAADGLTRMVAGVTKSMSEQSAASVQIAAAAASMRQQADQSAKALREQARAMKDMTAAAANTAKQIKGITVANKEHSQAASSVLEDLGELRRISDRNAAGVRQTRESTADLVRSAQALTSIVDSLSTKPH; this is encoded by the coding sequence ATGGCAACCCGTAAGATCAACGGCCGCGCCACCCGCGTCGCGCCGCGCTTCGATTCGCGGCTGGTGATGAGCGAGGCGCAGCAGCTGACCGCCACCGCCGGCGCGATCAGCCGCATCACCGAGGATGTCGCCGAAGGGGCGGACGTCCAGCTGCGGGCGATGGATCGCGCCGCCGCGAGCGTCAATCAGATGGCCGCGTCGCTGAAGGAGACCTCCAGCCAGGCCGAATCGGTGGCGGTCTCGGCCGAGGAGCTGGTCTCCTCGATCAACGAGATGGCGGCATCGATCGAGCAGGTGACCGCGAATACGACGAGCCTGTCGTCGGCGGTGACCCAGACCTCGACCTCGATCGAGCAGAGCGCGTCGTCGATCCAGCACGTCACCGCGACCGCCCAGGAGATGGCGGCGGCGGCGCAGCAGGTGAGCGCTTCGATCGCGGCGATGGCCGGGACGGTGCGCGGCGTGGCGCGCGACACCGAGGGCCTGACGACCTCCGTCGAGCAGACGGGGAGCGCGGTGAACGAGATGGCCAGCTCGATCAAGGAAGTCTCGGCCAGCACCGACGATCTCGCCGCCGCGGCGGAGGAGACGTCGTCGTCGGTGAACGAGATGGCGGCGTCGGTCGAGGAAGTCGGCGCGATGACCGAACGGCTGGCGACGGCGGTCGAGCAGAACGCCTCCGCGATCGAGCAGATGTCGCGGTCGGTGCAGGGGGTGGCGCAGAGCGGCACGCGGATCAGCGACGTGGCCCGCGACGCCGGCGTCAGCGCCACGCAGATGGAGCGCTCGATCGCGTCGGTGGCGGCGCTGGCGCGCTCGGCCGAGGAAGTCTCGCGCCGGGTCTCGCACGACGCCGAGGAAGGGGGCGCCTCGCTGCAGCGCTCGATCCAGGGGATCGGGCGGATGCGCGAATCGATGGTGCAGTCGGCGGCGGTGATGCGCGAGATGGGCAAGCGCACCGGCGACATCACGTCGATCGTCGACACGATCAATCTGATCGCCGAACGCACCAACCTGCTGTCGCTGAATGCCTCGATCGAAGCGGCGCGGGCCGGCGACGCCGGCCGCGGCTTCGCGGTGGTGGCGGAAGAGATCCGCAACCTGGCGGATCGCTCGGCGAAGGCCACCGCCGACATCGCCGCGATCATCAAGGCGCTCCAGGAAGTCTCGCACGACGCGGTGACCGCCTCGAACGACGGGCTGCGCGTCGCCGACGAGAGCAGCGTGCTGGCCGAAGCGGGGGCCTCGGGACTGAAGAAGATCCTCAACGGCGTCTCGGAAACGGTGACGCTGGCGGCACAGATCGCCGCGGCGACGGCGGAGCAGCGGAGCACCGGGCAGTCGGTGGCGGCGGCGATCGCGGCGACGACCGATCAGGCGCGAATCATCGCCACCGCGACCGCCGAGCAGGCCACCGGTGCGGCGCAGATCGTCCAGGCGACCACGCAGATGCGGAAGATCGCGCAGGAGGTCACCAAGGCGGTCGGCGAGCAGGGACGCGCCTCGCGCGACATCCTCAAGGCGGCCAACGGCACGTCCAGGCTGGCGGTGCAGCTGCGCAAGGCGATGTCGGAGCAGGCGAAGAGCGCCGCCGAGATCGCGCAGGCCAACGAGGTGATGCGGCGCGGCGCGGCGGCGACGACCCGCGCGGTGTCGCAGCAGGCGGTCTCGACGGAGGAGATCGTCAAGGCTGCCGACGGTCTCACCCGGATGGTCGCCGGCGTCACCAAGTCGATGTCGGAGCAGAGCGCGGCGTCGGTGCAGATCGCGGCGGCGGCGGCCTCGATGCGGCAGCAGGCGGATCAGTCCGCCAAAGCGCTGAGGGAGCAGGCGCGGGCGATGAAAGACATGACCGCCGCGGCGGCGAATACCGCGAAACAGATCAAGGGCATCACCGTCGCCAACAAGGAGCACTCGCAGGCGGCCTCCTCGGTCCTCGAGGATCTCGGGGAATTGCGCCGCATCTCGGATCGCAACGCCGCGGGCGTCCGGCAGACGCGCGAGAGCACGGCCGATCTGGTCCGTTCGGCCCAGGCGTTGACCAGCATCGTCGATAGCCTGTCGACGAAACCGCATTGA
- a CDS encoding Ig-like domain-containing protein — protein MTNGRVSYLITVALAAFFLGLAERPAAAQFLAPQERLCDPTFEDCRADILKYIQQESQQIDMAYWMMTDARYSNELVRAAQRGVKIRLLMDPRCSGSHPACTAQNDQLRDAGLPMRNRVAGGILHWKMIIFASQGQVQFAGANYAPFELTPEIPYVNFTDEIVYFSKDPSIVRSFMTKFDDLWISTTEFANYANIGPNEPLVRSYPISPIDPQLNFPPDESYRSRAISAYNQEQQQIDVMMFRITDEQHTNAMIAAMQRGVPVRLITDETEYRNASRLWDAYNVDKMWKAGAQVRFDGHQGINHAKLVMLRGTSFSIFGSSNWTSPSSDSQREHNMFTSQPWIYDYLEALFERKWTNGHGEIETKPFTPLPPDHPSYNLPANGATNVPTTGVSLSFDAGLWAHLYDIYFGTTPNPPLLEANRRLGPSQYFGDYRYYALPPLQPGTRYYWRIVSKTMAYMEADGPIWSFTTAGTAPGNLPPSVAITSPASGATFTAPATITVTTNASDSDGTVTKVDVFANGTLVGTSSSAPFTVVWNNAAAGTYNLTAVATDNGGASTTSSPVSITVTEGQPPPSGLPAGWSAADVGATGATGRSTFSNGVYSVTGAGADVWGTADAFQYAYRTLTGDGTIVARVTSIQNVNAWVKAGVMIRNSLSPSAAHGFMLVAASATKGVPFQRRTSDGAASVSSPGSQNTAPRWVKLVRAGNLITGYESADGATWTVVGSDTFAMGSTVLVGLAVSSHVSGVTATATFDNVTVSSSTPPPANQPPSVALTSPASGASYTAPATISVAAAASDSDGTVAKVDFYVGTTLMGTDTTSPYALTWSNVPAGTYTLTARATDDDGAVTTSAGVTVTVSSQPPPTGLPSGWSHADIGATTIAGDATFSNGVYSVTGSGADIWGTADAFHFAYRSLSGDGTIVARVASIPQGIHAWVKAGVMIRASLSAGSPHAFMLASAAKGMAFQRRGLAGGTSVSTAGTLSTAPRWVKLQRNGNLFTAYESANGVNWTLVGSDSISMPATVYVGLAVTSHNTAAAATCTLDSVVVQ, from the coding sequence GTGACTAATGGACGTGTTTCGTACCTCATTACTGTTGCGCTCGCCGCATTCTTCCTCGGCCTCGCCGAACGCCCCGCCGCCGCCCAGTTCCTGGCGCCGCAGGAACGGCTGTGCGACCCGACGTTCGAGGACTGCCGCGCCGACATCCTCAAGTACATCCAGCAGGAAAGCCAGCAGATCGACATGGCCTACTGGATGATGACGGACGCGCGCTACTCGAACGAGCTGGTCCGCGCCGCCCAGCGCGGCGTGAAGATCCGGCTGCTGATGGATCCGCGCTGCTCGGGGTCGCATCCCGCCTGCACGGCGCAGAACGATCAGCTGCGCGACGCCGGGCTGCCGATGCGCAACCGCGTCGCCGGCGGCATCCTGCACTGGAAGATGATCATCTTCGCGTCGCAGGGGCAGGTCCAGTTCGCCGGCGCCAACTACGCGCCGTTCGAACTGACGCCGGAGATCCCCTACGTCAACTTCACCGACGAGATCGTCTACTTCAGCAAGGATCCGTCGATCGTCCGCAGCTTCATGACCAAGTTCGACGATCTCTGGATCAGCACGACCGAGTTCGCCAACTACGCCAACATCGGCCCCAACGAGCCGCTGGTGCGGAGCTATCCGATTTCGCCGATCGATCCGCAGCTCAACTTCCCGCCCGACGAGAGCTACCGGTCCCGCGCCATCAGCGCCTACAACCAGGAGCAGCAGCAGATCGACGTGATGATGTTCCGCATCACCGACGAGCAGCACACCAACGCGATGATCGCGGCGATGCAGCGCGGCGTGCCGGTGCGGCTGATCACCGACGAGACCGAGTACCGCAACGCCTCGCGCCTGTGGGACGCCTACAACGTCGACAAGATGTGGAAGGCGGGCGCGCAGGTGCGCTTCGACGGGCACCAGGGCATCAACCACGCCAAGCTGGTCATGCTGCGCGGCACCAGCTTCTCGATCTTCGGCTCGTCGAACTGGACCTCGCCGTCGAGCGACTCGCAGCGCGAGCACAACATGTTCACGTCGCAGCCGTGGATCTACGACTATCTCGAGGCGCTGTTCGAGCGGAAGTGGACCAACGGCCACGGCGAGATCGAGACCAAGCCCTTCACGCCGCTGCCGCCCGACCATCCGAGCTACAACCTGCCGGCGAACGGCGCCACCAACGTGCCGACGACCGGCGTCTCGCTGTCGTTCGACGCCGGGCTGTGGGCGCATCTCTACGACATCTACTTCGGCACGACGCCGAATCCGCCGCTGCTCGAGGCGAACCGGCGGCTCGGCCCGAGCCAGTACTTCGGCGACTACCGGTATTACGCCTTGCCGCCGCTGCAGCCGGGCACCCGCTACTACTGGCGGATCGTCTCGAAGACGATGGCGTACATGGAGGCGGATGGTCCGATCTGGAGCTTCACCACTGCCGGCACCGCCCCCGGCAACCTGCCGCCGTCGGTCGCGATCACGTCTCCGGCGAGCGGCGCCACGTTCACCGCGCCGGCCACCATCACGGTGACGACGAACGCGTCGGACAGCGACGGGACGGTGACGAAGGTCGACGTGTTCGCCAACGGTACGCTCGTCGGCACCTCGTCGTCGGCGCCGTTCACCGTCGTCTGGAACAATGCCGCCGCCGGCACCTACAACCTGACGGCGGTCGCGACCGACAACGGCGGCGCGTCCACGACGTCCTCGCCGGTGTCGATCACGGTGACGGAGGGACAGCCGCCGCCGAGCGGACTTCCGGCGGGGTGGAGCGCCGCCGACGTCGGCGCGACCGGCGCCACCGGGCGCTCGACGTTCTCGAACGGCGTGTACTCCGTGACGGGCGCGGGGGCGGACGTCTGGGGCACCGCGGACGCGTTCCAGTATGCGTATCGCACCCTGACCGGCGACGGCACCATCGTCGCGCGCGTGACCTCGATTCAGAACGTGAACGCCTGGGTCAAGGCCGGCGTCATGATCCGGAATTCGCTGTCGCCATCCGCGGCGCATGGATTCATGCTCGTCGCGGCGTCGGCGACCAAGGGCGTGCCCTTCCAGCGCCGCACGTCGGACGGAGCGGCCAGCGTCAGCAGCCCGGGCAGCCAGAACACGGCGCCGCGCTGGGTGAAGCTGGTGCGCGCCGGCAATCTGATTACCGGGTACGAGTCGGCCGACGGCGCGACGTGGACGGTGGTCGGCAGCGACACCTTCGCGATGGGCTCGACGGTCCTCGTGGGCCTCGCCGTGTCGAGCCACGTCAGCGGCGTGACCGCGACGGCGACGTTCGACAACGTCACGGTCTCGTCGAGCACGCCGCCGCCGGCCAACCAGCCGCCGAGCGTGGCGCTGACGAGTCCGGCGTCGGGCGCGAGCTACACGGCGCCGGCGACGATCAGTGTCGCGGCGGCGGCGAGCGACAGCGACGGCACGGTGGCGAAGGTGGACTTCTACGTGGGCACGACGCTGATGGGAACGGACACGACCTCCCCGTACGCGTTGACGTGGTCGAACGTGCCGGCAGGAACCTATACCCTCACCGCGCGCGCGACGGATGACGACGGCGCGGTGACCACGTCGGCGGGCGTGACCGTCACGGTGAGCAGCCAGCCGCCGCCGACGGGTCTGCCGTCGGGGTGGTCGCACGCGGACATCGGCGCGACGACGATCGCCGGCGACGCCACGTTCTCGAACGGCGTGTACTCGGTGACCGGATCGGGCGCCGACATCTGGGGCACGGCGGACGCGTTCCACTTCGCGTATCGCTCGCTGAGCGGCGACGGCACCATCGTCGCCCGCGTCGCCTCGATCCCGCAGGGCATCCACGCCTGGGTCAAGGCCGGCGTGATGATCCGCGCCTCGCTCTCGGCGGGATCGCCCCACGCATTCATGCTGGCGTCGGCGGCGAAAGGGATGGCGTTCCAGCGCCGCGGGCTGGCGGGCGGCACCAGCGTCAGCACGGCGGGGACGCTGTCCACGGCGCCGCGCTGGGTGAAGCTGCAGCGCAACGGCAACCTGTTCACTGCCTACGAATCGGCCAACGGCGTGAACTGGACGCTCGTCGGCAGCGACAGCATTTCGATGCCGGCGACCGTCTACGTCGGTCTGGCGGTCACCAGCCACAACACCGCGGCCGCTGCCACGTGCACGCTGGATTCGGTCGTCGTGCAGTAG
- a CDS encoding GGDEF domain-containing protein, with protein sequence MGPVRTPKNNERTTAELREWVQDRLQLDAEREAELLQRVEDVVSRQRQLVEESKHDAIRALSEGFAEKMDRLQHQLTEKDVTVSNIARYFEEVVADLTDKSHRDPKTKLLNFDWFMERVESYLAVEQRVRWCSVGVVDINSFKWYNDNLGHAIGDRIIEGVARILADQIRSQDFLAVERGEGRDLHARFGGDEFCFLIPDLPGCSQAVEIASRFKTAVESHDWSREERRLSSRPVNVDVGVVCLRMGPIGERRGFARKLAAELIQRADMLMYDAKGRKSERVHCTAVAVSNGHLSELGVDADDEDDSRGDVATARA encoded by the coding sequence ATGGGACCCGTACGCACCCCCAAGAACAACGAGCGCACGACAGCAGAGCTGCGAGAGTGGGTCCAGGACCGCCTGCAGCTCGACGCCGAGCGCGAGGCGGAGCTGCTGCAGCGCGTCGAGGACGTGGTGTCGCGGCAGCGGCAGCTCGTCGAGGAATCGAAGCACGATGCCATCCGCGCCCTCTCCGAAGGGTTCGCGGAGAAGATGGACCGCCTGCAGCACCAGCTGACGGAAAAAGACGTGACGGTGAGCAATATCGCGCGCTACTTCGAGGAAGTGGTGGCGGACCTGACCGACAAGAGCCATCGCGATCCGAAGACCAAGCTTCTCAACTTCGACTGGTTCATGGAGCGCGTGGAATCGTACCTCGCGGTGGAACAGCGCGTGCGCTGGTGCTCGGTCGGGGTCGTCGACATCAACAGCTTCAAGTGGTACAACGACAATCTCGGGCACGCGATCGGCGACCGCATCATCGAAGGGGTCGCGCGGATCCTCGCCGACCAGATTCGCTCGCAGGATTTCCTCGCGGTCGAGCGCGGCGAGGGGCGCGACCTGCACGCGCGCTTCGGCGGCGACGAGTTCTGCTTCCTCATTCCCGACCTGCCCGGCTGCAGTCAGGCGGTGGAGATCGCCAGCCGCTTCAAGACGGCGGTGGAATCCCACGACTGGTCGCGCGAGGAGCGCCGGCTCAGCTCGCGGCCGGTGAACGTCGACGTCGGCGTCGTGTGCCTCAGGATGGGGCCGATCGGCGAGCGGCGCGGGTTCGCGCGGAAGCTCGCGGCCGAGCTCATTCAGCGCGCGGACATGCTGATGTACGACGCCAAGGGCCGGAAGTCGGAGCGCGTCCACTGCACCGCCGTCGCGGTGTCGAACGGGCACCTCTCCGAGCTCGGCGTGGACGCGGACGACGAGGACGATTCCCGCGGAGACGTCGCCACCGCGCGGGCGTGA